The Candidatus Nanosynbacter lyticus genome window below encodes:
- a CDS encoding ROK family protein — protein MIIAIDTGGTKTLVGRFTDNGTLETTTRFATPTDITAYIKQVVETITVIAEGAPVTDISIGLPGTVTGGVATYCINLGWCEVPIRDLLAEHFPDAQIILENDANLAGLASIRRLEPQPACGLYVTIGTGIGTSIILNGTLHPSLRSSEAGHMQVAYQSTIDSWENLASGRALSQQFGELSDATPPEAWFEAAKRLSLGLQALIAAIQPNVIVIGGGIGRYTDKFSASLAGLITEKLPSFITCPHIVGAAHPEESVLYGCYDNAIAHR, from the coding sequence ATGATTATTGCGATTGATACTGGAGGCACAAAAACATTGGTCGGACGATTTACCGACAACGGCACGCTAGAGACAACAACTCGGTTTGCCACCCCAACAGATATTACAGCATATATCAAACAAGTCGTTGAAACCATTACCGTAATTGCCGAGGGCGCACCTGTTACAGACATCTCGATCGGTCTACCCGGCACCGTCACTGGCGGTGTCGCTACATATTGCATTAACCTCGGCTGGTGCGAGGTGCCCATCCGCGACCTCCTAGCCGAGCACTTTCCCGACGCCCAAATCATCCTCGAAAATGACGCCAACCTCGCTGGCCTCGCCAGCATACGTCGCCTTGAACCACAGCCAGCCTGCGGCCTCTACGTCACTATCGGCACAGGCATCGGCACCAGCATTATCCTCAACGGCACACTCCACCCCAGCCTACGTAGCAGTGAAGCCGGTCATATGCAAGTTGCGTATCAGTCAACCATTGATTCGTGGGAAAACCTCGCTTCCGGACGAGCGCTCAGTCAACAGTTTGGTGAATTATCGGACGCAACGCCGCCCGAAGCTTGGTTTGAGGCCGCCAAGAGACTCAGCTTAGGACTGCAGGCACTGATCGCTGCTATTCAGCCAAACGTTATCGTTATCGGCGGCGGTATCGGCCGCTACACCGATAAATTCTCTGCGTCACTAGCCGGACTTATCACCGAGAAACTACCGTCATTTATCACCTGCCCGCACATCGTTGGTGCAGCACACCCCGAGGAATCTGTACTCTATGGTTGCTACGATAACGCTATCGCCCATCGTTAA
- a CDS encoding con-10 family general stress protein, whose translation MAGTKIGGMKAAAKNLARDPDFYAKIGAKGGRNGRTGGFAANPALARIAGAKGGRISRRRKVTTTATTTVNPTTTVSTVQATAQDDVTLAA comes from the coding sequence ATGGCAGGTACAAAAATTGGCGGTATGAAAGCGGCAGCGAAAAACTTAGCGCGTGACCCAGACTTTTATGCCAAGATCGGCGCGAAGGGCGGTCGGAACGGACGGACCGGTGGCTTTGCGGCAAACCCAGCTCTGGCACGGATCGCTGGTGCTAAAGGTGGTCGCATTTCTCGTCGGCGTAAGGTAACGACGACGGCCACGACAACCGTTAATCCGACAACGACAGTATCAACAGTGCAGGCAACGGCTCAAGACGACGTGACACTGGCCGCGTAG
- a CDS encoding C39 family peptidase, with translation MDKKQTEQPESLRPERRGVVAICAPWLRRPKSWVIIGSGIVALAGIVVGTLFVITTRGNVSVERVSDEALQEVDRPVRLKFSQQLGEVKPKITPEVRGVWREKRQLFGVFEMEFTPDQPLTADTNYTVAFPGVRRSLFGHATIHDVSFKTQKAPRVDTASLDGKEVIAMDQALTVRLGSRAGKLRDLELTTEPALELKRESSDDQTFSWKYAGLLAPDTQYTFKLYDKAQKEELKRFTVKSAPLPAIGSPIKEHSVTPSDELKLTFQEAIDAKDRPHIAVDTAGNGSWRSDTEYVFKADKLEPGKTYTYTIPKGLRTARGGVLVEEVKKTFTTNGHVRGVGASPWRTTVDQAAQDVRITFDQAVDHKSAQDRLRVSSGTVQSISWRGNTMIARVVNIGFQRQVQVWVEPGVQPVFGLPSVERIATSFTTNSRVVKLNNVPFYRQAYAQSCEAASLRMALAYRGVHDSDWNILQRFGYRPRSRDKATNEWDDPNVQFVGDVNGNQGAGTGWGVYAGPVARAAGQYGRGTSVAYGANANFVAQQIHNGNPVIAWGVWRIGAKIDSWRTPSGRTVSGPIPMHVRLIVGVRGEPHDPLGFYVNDPISGRLYWTRAQFVAMTAGAGPAAQLLAVH, from the coding sequence ATGGATAAAAAACAAACAGAACAGCCAGAGTCCCTTAGGCCGGAGCGTAGGGGGGTTGTGGCGATATGCGCGCCTTGGTTAAGGCGGCCAAAATCGTGGGTTATTATTGGTAGCGGTATCGTTGCCTTGGCGGGGATAGTAGTTGGGACGTTATTTGTTATTACAACACGTGGTAATGTCAGCGTCGAGCGTGTGTCCGATGAAGCCCTACAGGAAGTCGACCGTCCAGTTCGCCTAAAGTTTAGTCAGCAACTGGGCGAAGTAAAACCGAAGATTACACCAGAAGTGCGTGGCGTGTGGCGCGAAAAGCGACAGCTGTTCGGCGTTTTTGAGATGGAGTTTACGCCCGACCAGCCACTGACAGCTGATACAAATTACACCGTGGCGTTCCCGGGGGTGAGACGTTCGCTGTTTGGTCATGCAACGATCCATGATGTATCGTTCAAGACGCAAAAAGCACCACGAGTGGACACGGCGTCACTGGATGGTAAAGAAGTGATCGCGATGGATCAGGCGTTGACGGTGCGTTTAGGCTCACGGGCGGGTAAATTGCGTGATCTAGAATTGACGACTGAGCCAGCGCTTGAGCTGAAGCGTGAGTCGTCGGATGATCAAACATTTTCATGGAAATACGCTGGCCTACTAGCACCTGACACGCAGTATACCTTCAAGTTATACGATAAAGCCCAGAAGGAAGAGTTAAAACGTTTTACGGTGAAAAGTGCGCCGCTACCAGCGATTGGTTCACCGATTAAAGAGCATTCAGTGACGCCATCAGACGAATTGAAGTTGACATTTCAGGAGGCAATTGACGCAAAGGATCGGCCACATATAGCGGTTGACACGGCTGGTAATGGTTCGTGGCGGAGCGATACCGAGTACGTGTTTAAGGCAGATAAATTGGAGCCGGGCAAAACGTACACATACACCATTCCGAAAGGCTTGCGGACAGCTCGTGGAGGCGTTCTCGTCGAGGAAGTAAAAAAGACATTTACCACTAATGGGCATGTGCGTGGTGTGGGGGCGTCCCCGTGGCGAACCACTGTTGATCAAGCGGCGCAGGATGTACGGATAACCTTTGATCAGGCAGTTGACCACAAGAGCGCCCAGGATCGCCTCAGGGTGTCATCTGGTACAGTTCAGAGTATTTCCTGGCGTGGCAATACAATGATTGCTCGGGTGGTTAATATAGGCTTTCAGCGGCAAGTTCAGGTTTGGGTAGAGCCAGGTGTGCAGCCAGTGTTTGGACTGCCGAGCGTAGAGCGAATTGCGACATCGTTCACAACTAATTCACGGGTCGTCAAGCTCAATAACGTACCATTCTATCGTCAGGCGTACGCCCAAAGCTGCGAAGCGGCCTCACTGCGTATGGCCTTGGCATATCGTGGTGTGCATGATAGTGATTGGAATATCTTGCAGCGTTTTGGGTATCGTCCGCGCTCGCGAGACAAGGCGACAAATGAGTGGGACGATCCGAATGTGCAGTTTGTGGGCGACGTAAACGGCAACCAAGGTGCGGGAACGGGCTGGGGTGTATATGCCGGTCCGGTGGCGCGGGCGGCCGGTCAATATGGCCGCGGAACGTCAGTGGCATATGGCGCCAATGCGAATTTCGTAGCACAGCAAATTCACAATGGTAATCCAGTCATTGCGTGGGGCGTATGGCGGATTGGCGCAAAAATTGATAGTTGGAGGACGCCGTCAGGTCGGACGGTCAGTGGGCCGATACCGATGCATGTGCGTCTCATTGTTGGGGTTCGGGGTGAACCGCACGATCCACTTGGATTTTATGTTAATGACCCGATCTCGGGACGACTCTATTGGACGAGAGCACAGTTTGTGGCGATGACAGCTGGTGCTGGACCGGCGGCGCAGCTGTTGGCGGTACATTAA
- a CDS encoding 30S ribosomal protein S1, which yields MANPLTMDDLLAQASDSVKQLTAGEVVHGTILSIKKHEVLIDLGPLGVGLVPRREVSMSNNYAEGDEVTASVVEVELDNGYSLLSMRKAARDRGWDEVATKLESGEIVTVTPYDANRGGLLAEYEGVRGFLPVSQLSAEHYPRVGSSDKDEILQRLNVLVNKEIRVRILDADRKANKLIFSEKEAIKEGLAERFEKLSVGDTVKGIVTGVVDFGVFVNVEGIEGLIHISEISWERVNNPSDYVKVGQTVEAKIIAIDKERLSLSMKQLTKDPWLDEVEQFKPGEDVEGTVTRITPFGAFVQLSPAVEALVHVSELGGDGTDPEKVFTLNERKTFTVLEIDKDNRKISLSLAGGKKK from the coding sequence ATGGCAAATCCATTGACCATGGACGATCTGCTTGCTCAGGCGAGCGACTCCGTGAAGCAACTAACCGCAGGCGAGGTTGTGCACGGAACTATTTTATCAATAAAGAAACACGAAGTTCTGATTGATCTGGGGCCTTTGGGCGTTGGCTTGGTGCCGCGCCGTGAGGTAAGTATGTCGAACAATTATGCAGAAGGTGACGAGGTAACTGCGAGTGTTGTCGAGGTTGAGCTGGACAACGGTTACTCACTGCTCAGTATGCGTAAAGCGGCGCGCGATCGTGGTTGGGACGAGGTCGCGACCAAATTGGAGAGCGGTGAAATTGTAACGGTGACGCCGTACGACGCCAATCGTGGCGGTCTGTTGGCTGAATATGAAGGGGTGCGCGGTTTCTTGCCGGTATCGCAGCTATCGGCTGAGCATTATCCGCGAGTTGGTTCAAGCGATAAGGATGAGATCTTGCAGCGGCTTAACGTGCTGGTCAACAAAGAGATTCGCGTCCGGATTTTGGACGCTGATCGCAAGGCGAACAAGCTCATCTTTTCTGAAAAGGAGGCCATCAAAGAAGGCCTGGCGGAGCGGTTTGAGAAGCTATCAGTCGGCGATACTGTCAAGGGTATCGTGACTGGCGTGGTAGACTTTGGCGTATTTGTGAACGTTGAGGGAATTGAGGGACTGATTCATATCTCAGAAATTAGCTGGGAGCGGGTCAACAATCCGAGCGATTACGTTAAGGTTGGCCAGACCGTGGAGGCGAAGATTATCGCTATCGACAAGGAGCGCCTCAGCTTGAGTATGAAGCAGCTAACAAAAGACCCATGGCTCGATGAGGTAGAACAATTTAAGCCAGGTGAGGACGTCGAAGGCACAGTCACACGGATTACGCCGTTTGGTGCGTTTGTGCAGCTAAGTCCAGCTGTTGAGGCTCTCGTTCACGTTTCGGAGCTGGGTGGCGATGGGACTGACCCAGAGAAAGTCTTTACATTAAATGAGCGCAAGACCTTTACCGTGCTCGAAATTGATAAAGATAATCGCAAGATTTCACTGTCGCTGGCTGGCGGCAAGAAAAAATAG